A window of the Rhodoluna limnophila genome harbors these coding sequences:
- the nadC gene encoding carboxylating nicotinate-nucleotide diphosphorylase gives MLTPEHINKVVAAALEEDAPAGDITSEHLIPASAQATAELAAREPGVFSGVEVFKAAFELCDPSIRVEMKIADGDHFVAGQSLATVTGPARAVLRGERIGLNFTQRMCGIATLTAQYVAAVAGTKAKILDTRKTTPGLREFERQAVRDGGGTNHRFSLSDQVLAKDNHLAVLTAGGKALTAELRRVRTEIPASVKFEVEVDRLDQIMPVLEGGVDIIMLDNFTLDELRAGVDLIAGRAVVEASGGVNLETVAKIAATGVDVISVGALTHSVRSLDLGLDVTIEPK, from the coding sequence ATGCTTACTCCAGAGCACATTAATAAAGTCGTGGCTGCAGCGCTCGAAGAAGACGCACCTGCCGGAGACATCACGTCTGAACACCTGATTCCGGCGAGCGCTCAGGCAACCGCCGAGCTAGCAGCCCGCGAACCTGGAGTTTTCAGCGGGGTGGAAGTTTTCAAGGCAGCCTTTGAGCTGTGTGACCCAAGCATCCGGGTTGAAATGAAGATTGCCGACGGCGACCACTTTGTTGCCGGGCAGAGCCTTGCCACAGTGACCGGCCCAGCGCGAGCAGTGTTGCGCGGCGAGCGAATTGGTTTGAACTTTACCCAGCGCATGTGCGGCATTGCCACACTGACGGCCCAGTACGTTGCTGCAGTTGCCGGCACCAAGGCCAAGATTCTTGACACCCGCAAAACCACCCCGGGCCTGCGCGAGTTCGAGCGCCAAGCTGTGCGTGACGGTGGTGGCACCAATCACCGATTCTCACTATCGGATCAGGTTTTGGCTAAGGACAACCACCTGGCCGTTCTTACCGCCGGGGGCAAGGCCCTAACCGCCGAGCTGCGCAGAGTCAGAACTGAGATTCCGGCTTCGGTCAAGTTTGAGGTTGAGGTTGACCGCCTCGATCAAATCATGCCGGTACTCGAGGGCGGTGTCGACATCATCATGCTCGATAACTTCACCCTCGATGAACTTCGCGCCGGCGTGGACCTGATCGCTGGGCGCGCTGTGGTCGAAGCATCGGGCGGGGTGAACCTTGAGACAGTAGCCAAGATAGCTGCAACCGGTGTGGACGTAAT
- the nadB gene encoding L-aspartate oxidase has translation MKKLVVIGSGIAGLIAAVEASRTHEVTLVTKSNLAESNTHYAQGGIAAVVSSDDTVAEHVADTLAAGAGYCYQPAVEVLCAEGPNRIKDLIRFGVDFDKQGPEFALGLEAAHSHPRVLHAGGDTTGADISRALVETLKSTAAAIHEHTFVIDFEVVNRKITGVHLMDSSGRHFVEADAVILASGGAGQLFRHTTNPAVTTGDGVAAAFRAGAELADVEFYQFHPTALAVPGSFLISEAVRGDGAVLINNAGERFMQKVHPLAELAPRDVVARGIQAEMLSQGGQPVLLDATGLGSDFLNKRFPSISKTTRAYGLDWGKNPIPVTPAAHYWMGGVATDIWGRTSIEGLFAVGEVACTGAHGANRLASNSLLESIVFSRRAVQVLDEPWPADAASARWKESGVLREIELQDEADSAVPASSLKVVDRVELQSLMWDNVGLARDAEGLAATEQALAQWRSADKANRLFTDWEDANLLLLARALTASANTREESRGGHYRLDFPESNPSMAKPITIVRQVK, from the coding sequence GGCCGTTGAAGCCAGCCGAACCCACGAGGTGACCCTGGTCACCAAGTCAAACCTGGCCGAAAGCAACACTCACTACGCGCAGGGCGGCATCGCGGCGGTTGTCTCAAGTGACGACACAGTTGCCGAGCACGTTGCCGACACCCTGGCTGCTGGAGCCGGCTATTGCTACCAACCTGCAGTCGAGGTGCTCTGTGCCGAGGGGCCGAATCGGATTAAGGATCTAATTCGGTTTGGTGTCGATTTCGATAAGCAGGGTCCTGAATTTGCACTAGGCCTAGAGGCGGCTCACTCTCACCCGCGCGTTCTTCACGCCGGCGGAGACACCACCGGAGCCGACATCAGTCGCGCTTTGGTGGAAACCCTCAAGTCAACCGCAGCCGCAATTCACGAGCACACTTTTGTAATCGACTTCGAAGTCGTCAACAGAAAAATTACCGGAGTGCACCTGATGGATTCATCGGGGCGCCATTTTGTTGAGGCAGATGCCGTGATTCTGGCCAGCGGTGGCGCAGGGCAACTGTTCAGACACACCACCAACCCAGCCGTGACCACCGGAGACGGCGTTGCCGCAGCCTTTAGGGCCGGTGCCGAATTGGCTGATGTTGAGTTCTACCAATTTCACCCAACCGCTCTTGCTGTGCCGGGCAGTTTTCTGATTTCCGAGGCGGTTCGCGGAGACGGAGCTGTGCTAATTAATAATGCTGGGGAACGCTTTATGCAAAAGGTGCACCCCCTAGCCGAGCTGGCGCCAAGAGACGTGGTGGCCCGAGGTATTCAGGCTGAGATGCTGTCGCAGGGCGGCCAGCCGGTATTGCTAGATGCAACCGGATTGGGATCCGACTTTTTGAATAAGCGATTCCCAAGTATTTCTAAAACCACCCGCGCCTATGGTCTGGATTGGGGCAAAAATCCGATTCCGGTTACGCCAGCAGCCCACTACTGGATGGGCGGTGTTGCAACCGATATTTGGGGCCGAACATCCATCGAAGGATTATTTGCCGTTGGCGAAGTTGCCTGCACCGGAGCACACGGAGCAAACCGACTGGCGTCAAACTCCCTGCTGGAGTCCATCGTGTTCTCACGCCGAGCGGTTCAGGTGCTCGACGAGCCTTGGCCTGCAGATGCGGCCAGCGCACGCTGGAAGGAATCTGGTGTCTTGCGCGAAATCGAGCTACAGGACGAAGCCGACAGTGCAGTTCCGGCAAGTTCGCTGAAGGTAGTTGACCGAGTTGAATTGCAGTCACTGATGTGGGACAACGTTGGACTGGCTCGCGATGCTGAGGGTCTAGCCGCCACAGAACAGGCTCTTGCTCAGTGGCGTTCGGCCGATAAAGCTAACCGTTTATTCACCGACTGGGAAGACGCCAATCTGTTGCTCTTGGCACGCGCCCTAACAGCTTCGGCAAATACCCGCGAAGAGTCCAGAGGCGGTCATTACCGACTGGACTTCCCTGAATCAAACCCATCGATGGCCAAGCCCATCACGATTGTTCGACAGGTCAAATAA